The Candidatus Omnitrophota bacterium DNA segment ATTGCATCTCTCGGTCTTCACGAAAATCAGGTTCACCCAAAAAATGCCCTTCTGGGTCTAAACGATAGATCACAATACCATAGAGTTTCCATGTTTTCTCTTCCCATATTGCTAACCTTGCAGTAATTTTGGTAGTAAGTATTTGTTTTCTATCGTGTTCCAAGATAACAAGGTCATAGAGAATTTTCTTCTCCATATCATATCGACGTGCATAAATAATTCTATTATCTTTTCCATAAAGTGTAACATTTTCAATATAACCTCTTTGTAGTTTATTTTTTTCGAAATTTTCCTTTAGGTTATAGGTAATTCTAAATGCATGAGGATTTACTTTTTCGTTCAGAATATAGGTAAGAATACTTAACATAAGGCCGATTACAAAATATGGCCTTATAATCTTAAATAGACCAATTCCACAGGAATGCATTGCAGTTATTTCATTGTATCTCTGCAGGTTACCCAGTGAATATATACTTGCCAATAATCCTGAAAAAGGTAATACCTGAACAAAGATAATGGGAAGATAGTTAAAATAATAGTTCAGAATAAACCTTAATTCTACTTTAGCCCGAATAAATTCATCGAGGTGTCCGAATATATCGATGATAACAAAAAGCAAAACAAAAGAGGCACTGATGTAAATAAGGGGAAGAAGAAAATTTTTTAAGATATATTTTTCAATTATTCTCATTATTTATTAATTTTTATATACATAAATATTTAAAATTACCCCCATAATCCCTAATATAATATTAGCCAACCACATTGCCAAAGGCGGTTTTACCAATCTTTGAATAGCCAGTGCTTCTCCACCAATCATTATAAGATAATACAATCCTAAAACTACTAAACTCAAACCAAAGGCAACCGCGCCCGTTCTTCTTTTTGTAAGAACACCTAACGGAAAACCAACAAATACAAAAACAAGACAGGCAAAAGATAAGGCAATCTTTTTATGTATCTCTGTCTCAATAGGTGATATGTCTATATTCTTGATAGAAAGTTTTTCTTTCTCACTTATCAATTCTTGTATATTCATCTCCTTGGGTTTCTTATTTATGGTTTCTTCCATAAACTCAACAGGTATTTTCAAGTTTATGGTATAAGTCTTAAAATTAAGTTTATAAAATCGTCTGGGATCGTTGGGGCTAGGTTCATCAGAAGTTCCTACGAACAGCTCCAGCTTAACTGTTTTTTTATCGGTTAAAGTCGTTATCTTACCCTGTTGTGCAATAATTGTCCTCGGCAATCCATCTTCTTTTAACTCATATATTCTTATATTGTAGAGCATATTTCCATTAATACCATAAAAGAACAAAATATAATTCTCAAAATTCCTGATAAAAGTGCCGGGCTCAAAATAAGCGGTCGGATTTTTAATCCCTACCTGTTTTATAATTTTACGAGATGCAAAACGGGCATAGGGAATTATCTCATTATTAAGAATAAGTGAGAAAAGGCTAAAAATCACTCCTGTAAGCACTAAAGGTAATTCTAAATGAAAAATATTTATACCACTGGCTTTGATAGCAGTTATCTCTAAATCCGAAGACAACCTCCCTAAACCAAGGAGAAGAGCAGTAAGGATGGCCATAGGTAATATATAACTTATAAGAGAAGGAATCTGCCAAAGGAATAATCTCATTACATCTAATAAAGAAATCCCTTTAATAATTATGAGTTCTATTAATCTTATAATATTTCCGCTCACAAGAACAAAAGTAAAGATGAACATATACAGCCAGAAAGGTTTAGCAACTTCACCAAATATGTAATTTCTCAAAATTCTCATTTTTCTAACAGGCCAAGGTCAATACCTCTATAAGATTTGCACCATTTGATTTCAAAAGCTTCGCACACTCATCGACTGTTGAACCGGTAGTAAGAATATCGTCAATAATAAGAATGTTCTTTCCTCTAATATGTTCTGGCTTTTTAATCTTAAACGCCCCTTTAATGTTTGACAAACGGTCCTCTGCATTCAGTTCACTCTGCGGTAGGGTAAATTTAACACGATAGATATTCTTAAGCAAGGCCTTGCTAAACTTCTTTGAAATAGGATAAGCAAGCAAAAGTGCCTGATTAAATTCTCTTTCCCTTAATTTTGTAGGGTGTAAAGGAATAGGAAGGACATAATCAAATTTATCTATATTAATAAACTTAGCAATAAAATCATTTAATATTTTTCCAAAAAAATAGACCAGACCAGTGTAACGTTCGTATTTAAATTTACGAATGCATTCACGCATTACCCCCTCATACAGAGCAACCGACCAAGCCCGATTAAAGAAGTGTTTTTTTGTCTTACAATCAACACAAATATTCTCGGGAATCAACTCTACCGCAATACTTCTACCACAGACGCTGCAAAAAGGAGGGTGATTCCACTGTATACTATAAAAACAGCTAAAACATAAGGGACCCAATTCTTTAATATTTATTTTGTTCTGGCAAATAACACAACGAAAAGGATAAATTAGGTCAACCGTCCCTATAAATAAATCCTTCAAAACCTTAATCATTGTTAATAATGATTATACAATTTCTGTCTCATTTTGTAAATAAATTTGGTTTATTTTTATTTGACTAATATATATTTATAGAATAAAATAGGTTATATGGGTATCTTATTATTTATAATAGCTACATTAATCTTATGTTTATTGTTTTATTTATTTTTCTTTTTGAGACGTTACCTAAATAAAGAAACAGAATTTATAAAAAAAGATACCGATGAGAAATTGAATCTCCTCGCTCGTCAATGGAGTGAGGTTTTAGACCGAAATACCCAACTAATCACTTCCCAGTTAAACAATCTCCAAAATCAAGTAACCCAAAATTTAATAAACACTTCAAACGTAGTAACTAACGTACATAAGACATTGGGTAAATTAGAAGAAGGGACAAAACAGATATTTGAAGTAGGTAAAGATATAGCCAGTTTCCAAGAATTACTCCGTCAGCCTAAGTTTAGAGGAGAGTTTGGGCAGTTTATGTTAGAAAACGTTTTAGAGCAGATTATACCTAAAGAGTATTATATCTTGCAACATCGGTTTAGAAACGGAGAGATAGCAGACGCAGTGATAAAAATTGGAGGTAATTTGGTGGTTGTAGATGCAAAATTTCCTTTGGAGAGTTTCAAAAGAATAGTGGAAGCAAAAGAAGAATCAGAAAAAATGCGTGCTCGTAAAGATTTTATTCGGGCGGTGAATAAACATATAGAAGATATTTCGAATAAATATATCCTTCCTGATGAAGGAACCTATGACTTTGCCTTACTTTACATTCCTGCAGAAAATGTCTATTACGAAACGATTATAAAAGATAATTTAGATAATGAAAAGAGTATTCGGGATTATGCTCTGAGTAAAAAGGTAATACCGGTGTCTCCCAATAGTTTCTATGCCTACCTGATGATAATTTTACGAGGCCTAAAAGGGCTAACCATTGAGAAACAAGCTCAGGAAGTTTTAGACAATCTTGCCCGTTTAAGGAATGAGTTTGGAAAGTTTTGTGAAGAGTTTGAAAAAACTGGTGCGCATCTAAAAGACGCAAACAAAAGCTATGAACGTGCAGTGATAAATCTGGAGAAATTTGACGATAAATTTAAACAGGTTGAATCTCCAATCTCTAATTCAGATAGAACCCTTCCTCATGCAAGAATATAGAAAAATTTATGAAGACAGATGGTTACTGATAGTTAATAAACCTCAAGGAATATTAACCGCCCCTTTCAATCCGCAAGATAAAGATTCTCTACTTCAATTACTTAATAAGGAATACGAAAAACCTTTATTCCCCTGCCATCGCTTAGATAAAGATACCTCAGGGCTGGTTATCTTTGCTAAGAGTAAAACAATACAAAAGAAAATTATGGGGCTATTCCGATCAAGAAAAATTAATAAAAAATATATAGGTGTTGTCCATGGTTGGATAGAGAAGGATAATGGAACAATTAAAAACTATCTATTCGACGGTTCAGATAAAAAAATCGCCATTACAAACTACAGAATAATATTGCGAAAGCCAGAGTACACGATATTAGAAATTGAACCTTTTACCGGAAGAAAGAATCAGATTCGTCTTCATTTTAAACAAATTGGACATCCTATAGTTGGAGAACGAAAGTTTGTGTTTGCTCGAGATTATGACCTAAGGACAAAAAAATTACTTTTACATGCTGTGGAATTAAAATTTCCCCATCCCATAAATGGAAAAGAACTAAAGTTATCTTCTCCTATACCAGAAGAAATTAAAAAATTTTTTCAATAATTTTATAATAAAGTAAGGGAGGATGATGAATAAATTAAATTTATTTTTAATCATTATTTTTGCCATGTTAAAAAATGCCTTTGCCATAGAAATAACCAGTAGCTCTTTCGAATCTAATGAGTTTATTCCACCAAAATTTACCTGCCAAGGTGAGAACATATCGCCACACCTTGCTTGGAAATATTTTCCCGAAGAGACAGAAAGTTTCGTGATTATCTGTGATGACCCCGATGCC contains these protein-coding regions:
- a CDS encoding RluA family pseudouridine synthase — its product is MQEYRKIYEDRWLLIVNKPQGILTAPFNPQDKDSLLQLLNKEYEKPLFPCHRLDKDTSGLVIFAKSKTIQKKIMGLFRSRKINKKYIGVVHGWIEKDNGTIKNYLFDGSDKKIAITNYRIILRKPEYTILEIEPFTGRKNQIRLHFKQIGHPIVGERKFVFARDYDLRTKKLLLHAVELKFPHPINGKELKLSSPIPEEIKKFFQ
- a CDS encoding ComF family protein, which gives rise to MIKVLKDLFIGTVDLIYPFRCVICQNKINIKELGPLCFSCFYSIQWNHPPFCSVCGRSIAVELIPENICVDCKTKKHFFNRAWSVALYEGVMRECIRKFKYERYTGLVYFFGKILNDFIAKFINIDKFDYVLPIPLHPTKLREREFNQALLLAYPISKKFSKALLKNIYRVKFTLPQSELNAEDRLSNIKGAFKIKKPEHIRGKNILIIDDILTTGSTVDECAKLLKSNGANLIEVLTLAC
- a CDS encoding DNA recombination protein RmuC; translated protein: MRRYLNKETEFIKKDTDEKLNLLARQWSEVLDRNTQLITSQLNNLQNQVTQNLINTSNVVTNVHKTLGKLEEGTKQIFEVGKDIASFQELLRQPKFRGEFGQFMLENVLEQIIPKEYYILQHRFRNGEIADAVIKIGGNLVVVDAKFPLESFKRIVEAKEESEKMRARKDFIRAVNKHIEDISNKYILPDEGTYDFALLYIPAENVYYETIIKDNLDNEKSIRDYALSKKVIPVSPNSFYAYLMIILRGLKGLTIEKQAQEVLDNLARLRNEFGKFCEEFEKTGAHLKDANKSYERAVINLEKFDDKFKQVESPISNSDRTLPHARI
- a CDS encoding LptF/LptG family permease: MRNYIFGEVAKPFWLYMFIFTFVLVSGNIIRLIELIIIKGISLLDVMRLFLWQIPSLISYILPMAILTALLLGLGRLSSDLEITAIKASGINIFHLELPLVLTGVIFSLFSLILNNEIIPYARFASRKIIKQVGIKNPTAYFEPGTFIRNFENYILFFYGINGNMLYNIRIYELKEDGLPRTIIAQQGKITTLTDKKTVKLELFVGTSDEPSPNDPRRFYKLNFKTYTINLKIPVEFMEETINKKPKEMNIQELISEKEKLSIKNIDISPIETEIHKKIALSFACLVFVFVGFPLGVLTKRRTGAVAFGLSLVVLGLYYLIMIGGEALAIQRLVKPPLAMWLANIILGIMGVILNIYVYKN
- a CDS encoding LptF/LptG family permease; the protein is MRIIEKYILKNFLLPLIYISASFVLLFVIIDIFGHLDEFIRAKVELRFILNYYFNYLPIIFVQVLPFSGLLASIYSLGNLQRYNEITAMHSCGIGLFKIIRPYFVIGLMLSILTYILNEKVNPHAFRITYNLKENFEKNKLQRGYIENVTLYGKDNRIIYARRYDMEKKILYDLVILEHDRKQILTTKITARLAIWEEKTWKLYGIVIYRLDPEGHFLGEPDFREDREMQLTESPQDIIRNDIIAEAMSSDQLRDYVERFKGSSDKIVRRFLVELEQKRVFPFYVFILILLGIPYGLVRQSIGKFMCVGIAFATGILFYGMNAVSLGLAKAGMLPPCISAWLVPFVFIVFSIILIKKSPH